The Lichenihabitans psoromatis genomic interval GAGCCATGGCGGCCAGTCGCGGGCTCGATCCGCATATCGAGATCGATGGCGGCATCAACACGCAGACGATCAAGGCTGCGGTCGAGGCTGGTGCCGATGTGCTCGTCGCGGGGTCGGCCATCTTCGGACATCCCGATTACGCCAGGGCGATCGCTCTGCTTCGCGACGCGGCCTGAGCGTTCAGGCAAGGAGAGACGATATGGCTGACACAAGCCTGAGTGCGGGTGTTCTGACGACGTTCGAAAACCCGACCGTTCTGGCCGACGAGGTCGCCGGGTGGCTGCTTCGTCTCGCGCTCGAGGCCGGCGACCGGTTTGCGGTCTGCCTGTCGGGCGGATCGACGCCGAAGACGCTTTATGAGCGGCTGGCACAAGCCCCGTTCCGTGAGGAGTTCCCGTGGGCCAAGACGCATTGGTTCTTCGGCGACGAGCGCTTCGTGCCGGACGGCGACAAGGACAATAATTTCACCATGGCGTCGCATGCGTTGCTGTCGCATGTGCCTGTACCGAAGGAGAACGTCCACCGTATCGTGACGGAGGTCTCCTCGCCCGAGCAGGCCGCCTCCGCCTACGACGCGGAACTCCGCCGCTACTATGGCGCCGAGACGCTCGACGCGGATCGTCCGTTATTCGACGTCAATTTCCTTGGCCTCGGACCCGATGGGCATACCGCCTCGCTGATTCCAGGCCAGCCGATTCTTGAGGAACGATCCAAATGGGTCGCGGCGGTTTCGCAGGGACGTCCTGAAGTTCGGATCACGCTCACCTACCCGCCGCTCGAAAGCAGCCGTCACATCGCCCTTCTGGTGACCGGGAAAGCCAAGAGAGACATGTTGGCCCATGTCCGGTCTGGCGCCACCGATGTTCCGGCCGGCGGCTTGGCGACCAAGGGCCAGGTGCATTGGTTTACCGATCGCGACGCGATCGACGGCTGATGGGGCCGATAACGCTTGTCGCCCGTCTCAGGTTGGAGAGGGCGACAAGCCGTCGGCATCGTCGAAGCCGGCCCCGTCTCGCCACAGGGCAATGCCACCCGTGATCCCCGCCGCATTGTCGACGATCGTGACGTTGTCGGGCAGCGATCCGTCGATCTTCGACGCGTTTCCCCCGCCAATATAGAGGCGGTCGTAATGCACGAGATCGCTGACGATCTGGATCACTTTGTGGACCCGTCGGTTCCAGCGCTTCTTGCCGACATCGGCGAGCGCATCGCGGCCCACGTAGCTGTTATACGTATATTTCTTATGCACAGCGTGATGCGCGAATTCCATATGCGGCGCCAGAACCCCGTTCTGAAAAAACGCCGTCCCGGCCCCCGTCCCAAGCGTCAAGACCGCCTCGATGCCCTTTCCCGACACCACGCCGAGCCCCTGGATATCGGCGTCGTTCGCGAGCCGCGTGGGTTTGTGCAGCGTCTGTGCGATGCCTTGCGCCAGATTGTAATTCACCCAGTCCGGACCCTCGAAATGCGGTGCCGTCAACACATGCCCGCGCCGGACCGCGCCGGGGAAGCCGACCGAGACGCGATCAAAATCCGGTAGGCTCGCGATCAGGGCCGAAATCTCGCTCAGCAGCAACGCCGGTGTGAGATCGGTCGGCGTCTTGCGCCAAGCCTTATCGTGGATCATCGCGCCGTTCTGATCGAGAACCGAGGCCTTCAGGCCCGTTCCTCCGATATCGATCGCCAGCGTCCGAAGGTCACTCATGTCTCGGCCTCGTTCAAAGCCGGCCCGAAGGCCTGCGTCGTTAGACGCTATCGTTAGAGCACAATGGGTGACGAGGGAATGTCACGTCGCATCATCGATATGGAAAGACTTGTGTTTTGCCCGAGCGCAGCTGCTCTCAATTTGAGCGTGAGGCGGTCGATCTTCGATCGGAAGGTCGCGGCCAACGAGCCATTGTTTTCATTTCACCACAATCATCCTATGTCAGTCGTCCATGCTGACGGGTGATCTCAGAGCCATCAGAGAGGATCGCCTTGACCTCTCGATCTTTTCGGCCGCGCCGGCGCTGACCGATGCGCCGGAGCATCTGTTTGTGGCGCCGGTTCCCGAGGCGCGCACCTCGAGGCTCACGCGCCTTGTGTCGAGTACGACGATCTCGGCCATCGTTCATCTCGCCTTGGTGGTGGCGTTCGTGATTTTGTGGAGGGCCATGCTGGTGGATCTGACCTCCTCCGAACCGATATCGGTCGAGGTGGTGAAATCGATCCCGGGCGAGTCGAGCACATCTCCCAGCTTTCCGGAAGCCAAGCCGGAGCCAAAGCCAGCAGCGGTTCAGCCGGAGCCGCCCAAGCCAGCAGCCGCTCAGCCGGAACCGCCCAAGCCGGAGGCTCTTCCGCCCGTTCCTGGAACGACCCCGTCTCAAACCGCCGAACCGAGTAACACCGACGGCAAGGATGCGGTCACCTCGAAGCAAGACGTCAAGGCACCCGTGCTTGTCGCGCCGCCTCCAGAACCGACGCGCGCCGAGACCCAGACCGACAAGAACGAGCCCGCCAATCTGTCCGAGGACAAACCCAAGGATCCCGCTCCGCCGCAGCCCGTTAAGGCGCCGGATGCGCCGGCGGTGTTGACATCGCCACAGGCCGACACGTCTGTGCCGGCACCCGCCAGAAATCCAGAACCGGCG includes:
- the pgl gene encoding 6-phosphogluconolactonase — its product is MADTSLSAGVLTTFENPTVLADEVAGWLLRLALEAGDRFAVCLSGGSTPKTLYERLAQAPFREEFPWAKTHWFFGDERFVPDGDKDNNFTMASHALLSHVPVPKENVHRIVTEVSSPEQAASAYDAELRRYYGAETLDADRPLFDVNFLGLGPDGHTASLIPGQPILEERSKWVAAVSQGRPEVRITLTYPPLESSRHIALLVTGKAKRDMLAHVRSGATDVPAGGLATKGQVHWFTDRDAIDG
- a CDS encoding ROK family protein; this encodes MSDLRTLAIDIGGTGLKASVLDQNGAMIHDKAWRKTPTDLTPALLLSEISALIASLPDFDRVSVGFPGAVRRGHVLTAPHFEGPDWVNYNLAQGIAQTLHKPTRLANDADIQGLGVVSGKGIEAVLTLGTGAGTAFFQNGVLAPHMEFAHHAVHKKYTYNSYVGRDALADVGKKRWNRRVHKVIQIVSDLVHYDRLYIGGGNASKIDGSLPDNVTIVDNAAGITGGIALWRDGAGFDDADGLSPSPT
- a CDS encoding energy transducer TonB encodes the protein MLTGDLRAIREDRLDLSIFSAAPALTDAPEHLFVAPVPEARTSRLTRLVSSTTISAIVHLALVVAFVILWRAMLVDLTSSEPISVEVVKSIPGESSTSPSFPEAKPEPKPAAVQPEPPKPAAAQPEPPKPEALPPVPGTTPSQTAEPSNTDGKDAVTSKQDVKAPVLVAPPPEPTRAETQTDKNEPANLSEDKPKDPAPPQPVKAPDAPAVLTSPQADTSVPAPARNPEPAERKPPVAPSHQSSTDQTARLAAALPMSAIGLPSTFRAMLSSAGQAESQEYKGVVYGMLGREQQLIEQARAKGLRGQVILALTVGDTGAVDRLAIIQSSGQPEVDAMALDLVRKAAPFPAPPPGTTRSFNPALTFGEQ